In the Tautonia rosea genome, one interval contains:
- a CDS encoding Uma2 family endonuclease — protein sequence MASTSETIHLGPLDHGRRLTLQEFLDADTEEGYRYELARGFLEVTSFPGEDHGLIVWNLIHSLNDFDRNHPGLIHRAGGGGELRLPGFGSGRHPDVAVVLRNAPKDLRGVRVPSLVMEVVSPGAEARERDYTTKREEYLAFGLFEYWIVDPIDRRITVLIRDAGTWVERPFTETQTAEGLVLPGFLVPVAELFAAAADDEGQGGAAAPGA from the coding sequence ATGGCCTCGACCAGCGAAACGATCCACCTCGGCCCGCTCGACCACGGTCGACGATTGACCTTGCAAGAGTTCCTCGACGCCGACACCGAGGAAGGATATCGTTATGAACTGGCGCGTGGATTCCTTGAAGTCACCAGTTTCCCCGGCGAAGACCACGGCCTGATCGTCTGGAACCTCATTCACAGCCTCAACGATTTCGACCGCAATCACCCCGGCCTGATCCATCGCGCCGGCGGGGGAGGGGAGCTCCGGCTCCCGGGCTTCGGCTCCGGCCGGCACCCGGATGTGGCGGTGGTCCTGCGCAATGCGCCGAAGGACCTCCGGGGCGTTCGCGTCCCGAGCCTCGTCATGGAGGTCGTCTCTCCTGGAGCCGAGGCTCGCGAGCGAGATTACACCACCAAGCGCGAAGAATACCTCGCCTTCGGCCTGTTCGAATACTGGATTGTTGATCCGATCGATCGCCGGATCACGGTCCTGATCCGAGACGCCGGCACCTGGGTCGAACGTCCCTTCACCGAGACTCAAACCGCCGAGGGCCTGGTCCTCCCCGGCTTCCTAGTCCCGGTCGCCGAGTTGTTCGCCGCAGCGGCCGACGACGAAGGGCAGGGGGGAGCGGCCGCTCCTGGGGCTTGA